AACTAATTGCTTTTTCTCAAAGCACTGATATTGAAGGAGAACGTCAACTTCTTTTGGCACTCCAAGGTCAATTTAGAAAAATATCGGATAGTATTGCAAGTGTAACAGATAATTTAGGAAATTTATTAGAGTTTAGAAAAACGAAAGATAGAGAAATTCAAAGAGCATCGTTTAATTTAGACAGTACTAGACAAGCTATCGGAGAAAGCATTGTAACTTTAAATGTTACTTCTGATTATATTCGAGAAAGTATATTACTAAGTAGACACACCTTAGCTGAAACTAGAAAAACTGCGGATAGAAGTAGGGCATGGGGACGACTTGGGTCAGACCTCTTACATGATTTTAATACCTTTCAAGATCAAACAGAACAATTAACAGAAGTGATAAAAAGCTGGGATGAACTCATGAATAAAACTCAAGTTTTACAAAATGAAGTTTTTCAGCACTCACAAACGACACGAGAAGCTATTCAAGGCGTAACTTCGGCCATGATTGGTGGTAGAGATCGCATGAATGCGGTTCAAGAAAAAATTTCTATTCTAGCAAATAGAGTTGCCGACATTGGTAATATTATTGAAGTCATTGATGATATTTCTGAACAAACAAATTTACTAGCTTTGAATGCAAGTATTGAAGCCGCGCGTGCAGGAGATCAAGGAAAAGGATTTGCCGTAGTTGCTGATGATATTCGAAAATTAGCTGAACGTTCCAGTACTGCTACAAGAGATATTTATGATCGAATTGAAGCAATTCAAGAAGAAACTTCTGGTGCAATGGCGGCAATCCGAGAAGGACACGCTGTAATAGAGGCCGGAGTAAAAAAAGCAGATACAGCCGATGCTTTATTAAAAGAATTAAGAGAAAAAATAGGTCAATTATCACGCCAGGCAATTGGATTAGATGATCAATTAGGAACTGCAAAAAATCTGAGTGAAGGCAATAAATCAAGAACAAGAGAAATGTTTAGAACTATCAGAAAAATTACCGAAACAGCTACATTTGCACGCGATTTAGTGACCCAAGTAGAAACAAGTTTAACAAGTATAGTTGCTGCTGGTACAAGTAGTTTGGCGGCAATACAATTGGAAATAAAAAAATTGCTTGATATAGTTAGTAATCTCGAACAAGCACAAAGTGTTGTTAGACAAGTTCATGATTGGGTTCATCATGTTTCTGTTACTTTAGGTGAAGCAAAATCCGATTCAGAAGTAG
This is a stretch of genomic DNA from Pigmentibacter ruber. It encodes these proteins:
- a CDS encoding methyl-accepting chemotaxis protein, with amino-acid sequence MENEQMSTDTGLSAADCMASMLNAQRQLIIAIRRLNELIAFSQSTDIEGERQLLLALQGQFRKISDSIASVTDNLGNLLEFRKTKDREIQRASFNLDSTRQAIGESIVTLNVTSDYIRESILLSRHTLAETRKTADRSRAWGRLGSDLLHDFNTFQDQTEQLTEVIKSWDELMNKTQVLQNEVFQHSQTTREAIQGVTSAMIGGRDRMNAVQEKISILANRVADIGNIIEVIDDISEQTNLLALNASIEAARAGDQGKGFAVVADDIRKLAERSSTATRDIYDRIEAIQEETSGAMAAIREGHAVIEAGVKKADTADALLKELREKIGQLSRQAIGLDDQLGTAKNLSEGNKSRTREMFRTIRKITETATFARDLVTQVETSLTSIVAAGTSSLAAIQLEIKKLLDIVSNLEQAQSVVRQVHDWVHHVSVTLGEAKSDSEVAANQCSSGLHQVEISFKHLDTERSSLETMQQVCKDISGCVDKVILASEYLKNMLNQGVSLNVGSPGEVLILKEDGKFTLVDYTVNKQDDSSNSSGVKEAS